In Niallia sp. FSL W8-0635, one genomic interval encodes:
- a CDS encoding YdcF family protein has product MKKIIFILLTYLLFLFSTYIVLTYMQINKAASMSPPNDVPYLIVLGAKVNGNQLSKALLYRAETALNYWENNQSTIIVVTGGQGKGEDMTEASALMHYFMENGVPEDRILIEDQSISTYENLLFTKELFSVKEAVIVSNDFHLYRAIEMARTLKITAYPLAANTPKSVKFVLYLREYAAILKMHVTL; this is encoded by the coding sequence TTGAAAAAAATAATTTTTATTCTATTAACCTACCTACTATTTTTATTTTCTACCTATATAGTCCTTACCTATATGCAAATTAATAAGGCGGCATCTATGAGCCCACCAAATGACGTACCTTATTTGATTGTATTAGGAGCAAAGGTAAATGGAAATCAGCTTTCGAAGGCCCTTCTTTATCGAGCAGAAACAGCTTTAAACTATTGGGAAAATAACCAATCGACAATAATAGTGGTAACAGGAGGACAAGGGAAAGGTGAGGATATGACAGAAGCATCTGCCTTAATGCATTATTTTATGGAGAACGGAGTCCCAGAAGATCGTATTCTTATAGAGGATCAATCCATAAGCACCTATGAAAACTTACTATTTACAAAGGAGCTATTTTCCGTTAAGGAAGCGGTTATCGTGAGTAATGATTTCCATTTATATAGAGCAATAGAAATGGCAAGAACACTTAAAATAACAGCATATCCCCTAGCTGCAAATACACCAAAATCAGTAAAGTTCGTATTATATTTAAGGGAATATGCTGCTATTCTTAAAATGCATGTAACACTATAG
- a CDS encoding DUF4870 domain-containing protein has protein sequence MDFKKDVSSTDDRIFAMLIYVSSFFTTFIGPLIIWLVKKDSPFVNYHGKEYFNFLISYAIYSFIAWILVFIIIGMVILPIIGIMAFVFTIIAAIKSYEGLEYHIPLTIRFIK, from the coding sequence ATGGATTTCAAAAAAGATGTATCATCAACAGATGATAGAATTTTTGCAATGTTGATTTACGTATCTAGTTTCTTTACTACTTTTATCGGACCATTAATTATTTGGCTCGTGAAAAAGGATTCTCCTTTTGTTAATTATCATGGGAAAGAATATTTCAATTTCTTAATTTCTTATGCGATTTATTCCTTTATTGCCTGGATTCTTGTATTTATCATTATAGGAATGGTTATTTTACCTATTATTGGTATAATGGCTTTTGTATTTACAATTATCGCAGCAATAAAATCCTATGAAGGACTAGAGTACCATATTCCATTAACAATTCGTTTTATTAAATAG
- a CDS encoding GNAT family N-acetyltransferase has translation MLKKRDLEECQALYPLMTHPDVFPFVRQKPNSYEEYLFLTKQTMEAEERGELISRTILDEWQNPIGTISLYDLNENIGFLGTWLGKPYHGKGYNKLAKELFFSEAFFELNIDSILMRIRSNNTRSLKAAEKLPYAISANETRSNLLQALNSTGITYQLFEIPKDLFTLYTLRQTNEESTNDLREA, from the coding sequence ATGTTAAAGAAAAGAGATCTTGAGGAATGCCAAGCATTATATCCTTTAATGACGCATCCTGATGTCTTTCCATTTGTTCGTCAGAAACCTAATTCTTATGAAGAATACCTCTTTCTAACCAAACAAACAATGGAAGCAGAAGAAAGAGGAGAGCTAATTTCAAGAACTATATTGGATGAATGGCAAAATCCGATTGGTACAATTAGTTTATATGATCTTAATGAAAATATTGGTTTTCTTGGTACATGGTTAGGGAAACCCTATCATGGAAAAGGATATAATAAATTAGCAAAGGAACTATTCTTTTCGGAAGCGTTCTTTGAACTAAATATTGATAGCATATTAATGCGAATTAGAAGCAATAATACCCGTTCACTAAAAGCTGCTGAAAAGCTTCCTTATGCCATTTCTGCCAATGAAACAAGGAGTAACCTTTTACAAGCATTAAATAGTACTGGTATTACTTATCAACTATTTGAAATTCCTAAAGATTTATTTACTCTTTATACTTTACGTCAAACTAATGAAGAGAGTACAAATGATCTCAGAGAGGCGTAA